Within the Echinicola sp. 20G genome, the region TTTGTGCTTTGTCAAATCTTCTACGTCCACCTGACGGAAAGTTCCTAAACCAATATGAAGCGTAATAGGGCTTACCTCCACACCTTTGATTTCAAGTCTTTTTAACAAATGGGGAGTAAAGTGCAAACCTGCAGTAGGGGCAGCCACAGCACCAACATGCTCTGCATATATTGTCTGATAGCGCTCTCTATCTTCTTCTTCTACCTTACGCTCAATGTATTCCTTCAATATCGGAGTCTCACCAAGTGCATCAATGGTTTTGTAGAATTCCTCATCAGTTCCATCAAACAAAAATCTGATGGTTCTACCTCTGGAAGTAGTATTATCAATTACTTCAGCCACCAAATCACTATCTCCAAAATAAAGCTTATTGCCTACTCGGATTTTTCTCGCTGGATCTACCAAAACATCCCAAAGCCTCAGTTCTTGATTAAGTTCTCTTAATAAGAACACTTCGATTTTCGCCCCGGTTTTCTCCTTGTTGCCATATAACCTAGCGGGAAAAACTTTGGTATTATTCGTTACAAAAACATCTCCTTCATCAAAATATTCAATAATGTCCTTGAAAATCCTGTGCTCTATTTCACCAGTGTCTTTGTGGACTACCATCAACCGAGATTCATCACGGTTTTCAGAAGGATATAAAGAAATGAGTTTTTTAGGAACTTCGAATTTGAAATCTGATAATTTCAT harbors:
- the queA gene encoding tRNA preQ1(34) S-adenosylmethionine ribosyltransferase-isomerase QueA, with product MKLSDFKFEVPKKLISLYPSENRDESRLMVVHKDTGEIEHRIFKDIIEYFDEGDVFVTNNTKVFPARLYGNKEKTGAKIEVFLLRELNQELRLWDVLVDPARKIRVGNKLYFGDSDLVAEVIDNTTSRGRTIRFLFDGTDEEFYKTIDALGETPILKEYIERKVEEEDRERYQTIYAEHVGAVAAPTAGLHFTPHLLKRLEIKGVEVSPITLHIGLGTFRQVDVEDLTKHKMDSENYDIPEPTVELVNKALDNKKRVVSVGTTSLKTVESSVTANNRLKASSGWTDKFIIPPYDFKIANALITNFHMPESTLLMTTAAFGGYDLIMKAYQEAVKEKYKFFSYGDAMLII